The genomic region ACTTCCTTGTGGTACTTGGTCCGCAGCCGGGGCTCGATGCCTTTTTCAGGGCCCTTGTCGCTCGTCTTGGCTGCAATTTCGCGGCGGCTTTTCTTCTTCTCGCCGCCGCCGCCCTGGGGCTTCGGACCCTTGCCTTCGGTTTTTTTCTCTTCAGTCGCCATCTGTCTTTCCTTGTCTGGCCGGTTTCGGAAATTCCCTTTCCGGTCTCCGGCCCAGTCCGGTAACTACACCTTATGCGTCAACGGTATTTCCCGAGCGGACCGACACGCGCACGCGCTTGCCGTTCTTCTCGCCGCTGCGGAGCCGTGTCGCTTCTTCCTTTGACGAATCCCAGTACATCACCTTGGACACCGGGATCGGGGCCTCGCGGCGAATGATGCCGCCTGCCTGGTTCTTCTGGTTCGGCTTCGTGTGGCGGCTTACCATCCGGACGCCCTTCACAACGACCTTGCCGTCCCTGGGGATCACACGGAGGACCTCGCCCTTCGTGCCCCGCTCGGCGCCGCTGATCACGACAACGGTGTCGCCCTTGCGGATACGCAGCTTGCTGGAGTTTGAAATCGCCATGTTCACAGCACCTCCGGTGCGAGCGATACGATCTTCATGAAGTTCCGGGCCCGGAGTTCCCTGGCCACGGGACCGAAAATACGGGTTCCGACCGGCTCGCCTTCCTTGTCCACGATAACGGCCGAGGCATTGTCGAACCGGATATAAGAGCCGTCCGTGCGGCGAATCGGCGCAGCCACCCGGACGATAACCGCCTTGACCACGTCGCCCTTCTTCACCTTGGAGGTCGGCATTGCCTCCTTGACCGAGCAGACAACGATGTCGCCGATATCCGCATAACGGCGCTGGGTACCCCCGAGCACCTTGATGCACATGACCTTCTTGGCGCCCGAATTGTCGGCGACGTCCATTACCGATTGCATCTGGATCATGGCTGTTTTGCTCCTTGCTCGTGCCGGCTGCTGAGCCTAAGGGCTCAGGCCTGCTTGCCCTTCACGACAATCCGGACGAGCTTCCACCGCTTCGTCCGCGACAGGGGGCGGGACTCGCAGATTTCCACCATGTCGCCCTGGTGCGATTCGTTCTTTTCGTCATGAACATGCACCCGCGTCCGGCGGCGGACGTACTTCTTGTACATCGGGTGCTGGACGAGCCGGGTGACTTCCACGGTGCGCGTCTTCTGCGCGCCGTCCCTGATGACCATCCCCATGCGGGTACGGGCCTGCTTGCGGGCTCCGGTGGTCTGTGCGGTGGTCTGCGTGTCGCTCATATGCTCTCCGTCAAATCC from Deltaproteobacteria bacterium harbors:
- the rplX gene encoding 50S ribosomal protein L24 is translated as MAISNSSKLRIRKGDTVVVISGAERGTKGEVLRVIPRDGKVVVKGVRMVSRHTKPNQKNQAGGIIRREAPIPVSKVMYWDSSKEEATRLRSGEKNGKRVRVSVRSGNTVDA
- the rplN gene encoding 50S ribosomal protein L14; the protein is MIQMQSVMDVADNSGAKKVMCIKVLGGTQRRYADIGDIVVCSVKEAMPTSKVKKGDVVKAVIVRVAAPIRRTDGSYIRFDNASAVIVDKEGEPVGTRIFGPVARELRARNFMKIVSLAPEVL
- the rpsQ gene encoding 30S ribosomal protein S17, which encodes MGMVIRDGAQKTRTVEVTRLVQHPMYKKYVRRRTRVHVHDEKNESHQGDMVEICESRPLSRTKRWKLVRIVVKGKQA